One region of Paracoccus sp. SMMA_5_TC genomic DNA includes:
- a CDS encoding ABC transporter ATP-binding protein, with translation MALLNIRNLTVRFATSTGSFTAVDGIDVRVDKGEVLAIVGESGSGKSVSMLAAMGLLPDTATVTADEMSFDGQNLLRLTPAQRRRIIGREITMIFQEPIASLNPSFTTGYQIEEVLRFNAGMSRRAARARALELFRQVGIPEPEEKLKSYPHQMSGGQCQRVMIAMAIATNPRLLIADEPTTALDVTIQKQILDLLMDLQEQTGMALILITHDMGVVAETADRVQVQYKGRKMEEADVLSLFETPQHPYTRALLSALPENATGDRLPTVSSFLVEPEVKP, from the coding sequence ATGGCGCTTCTGAACATCCGCAACCTGACGGTGCGCTTTGCGACCTCGACCGGCAGCTTCACCGCTGTGGACGGCATCGACGTGCGCGTGGACAAGGGCGAGGTGCTGGCCATCGTCGGCGAAAGCGGCTCGGGGAAATCCGTGTCGATGCTGGCGGCGATGGGGCTGTTGCCCGACACCGCCACCGTGACCGCCGACGAGATGAGCTTTGACGGCCAGAACCTTTTGCGGCTGACGCCCGCGCAGCGCCGCCGCATCATCGGCCGCGAGATCACGATGATCTTTCAGGAACCCATCGCCTCGCTGAACCCGTCCTTCACCACCGGCTACCAGATCGAGGAGGTGCTGCGTTTCAACGCCGGCATGTCGCGCCGCGCGGCGCGGGCACGGGCGCTGGAACTGTTTCGTCAGGTCGGCATCCCCGAACCCGAGGAAAAGCTGAAAAGCTATCCGCACCAGATGTCGGGCGGGCAGTGCCAGCGGGTGATGATCGCCATGGCCATCGCCACCAATCCCCGCCTGCTGATCGCCGACGAACCGACCACGGCGCTGGATGTCACCATCCAGAAACAGATCCTGGACCTGCTGATGGATCTGCAGGAGCAGACCGGGATGGCGTTGATCCTGATTACCCATGACATGGGCGTGGTCGCCGAAACCGCCGACCGCGTGCAGGTGCAATACAAGGGCAGGAAGATGGAAGAAGCCGACGTGCTGTCGCTGTTTGAAACGCCGCAGCATCCCTATACCCGCGCGCTGTTGTCGGCGTTGCCCGAAAACGCCACCGGTGACCGTCTGCCCACGGTCAGCAGTTTTCTTGTCGAGCCCGAGGTGAAGCCATGA
- a CDS encoding ATP-binding cassette domain-containing protein — translation MSVVEGRNIIRDYHVPGSLTRAAKTVRAVKGISFSVDRGQTLAIVGESGSGKSTLARIIALIDPASGGELLIEGKPVDISRGKLDRTMRSKVQMVFQNPYGSLNPRQKIGDVLMEPLLLNTDTPAAERRRRAEEMLVKVGLPAEVFNRYPHMFSGGQRQRIAIARALMLNPTLLVLDEPVSALDLSVQAQVLNLLADLQDEFNLAYVFISHDLSVVRYIADDVLVMNRGEAVEQGSREEVFANPQHPYTRELFAATPVTDIEAIRARVARRQALRRAPARLGAV, via the coding sequence ATGAGCGTTGTCGAAGGCCGCAACATCATCCGCGACTATCACGTCCCCGGCTCGCTCACCCGGGCGGCCAAGACCGTGCGCGCGGTCAAGGGCATCAGCTTTTCGGTCGATCGCGGGCAGACGCTGGCGATCGTGGGCGAATCCGGTTCGGGCAAGTCGACGCTGGCGCGCATCATCGCGCTGATCGATCCGGCCTCCGGCGGCGAGTTGCTGATCGAGGGCAAGCCGGTCGACATTTCCCGCGGCAAGCTGGACCGCACCATGCGCTCGAAGGTGCAGATGGTGTTCCAGAACCCCTATGGCTCGCTGAACCCGCGCCAGAAGATCGGTGACGTGCTGATGGAGCCGTTGTTGCTCAACACCGATACCCCGGCCGCCGAGCGTCGCCGCCGCGCCGAGGAAATGCTGGTCAAGGTCGGCCTGCCGGCCGAGGTGTTCAACCGCTATCCGCACATGTTCTCGGGCGGCCAGCGTCAGCGCATCGCCATTGCCCGGGCATTGATGCTGAACCCGACCTTGCTGGTGCTGGACGAGCCGGTTTCGGCGCTGGATCTGTCGGTGCAGGCGCAGGTGCTGAACCTGCTGGCGGATCTGCAGGACGAATTCAATCTGGCCTATGTGTTCATCAGCCACGACCTGTCGGTGGTGCGTTACATTGCCGATGACGTGCTGGTGATGAACCGGGGCGAGGCGGTGGAACAAGGCAGCCGCGAGGAGGTCTTTGCCAACCCGCAGCATCCCTATACACGGGAACTGTTCGCCGCCACACCGGTCACCGATATCGAGGCGATCCGCGCCCGCGTTGCCCGGCGTCAGGCGCTGCGCCGCGCCCCGGCCCGGCTCGGGGCGGTCTAG